The Peromyscus leucopus breed LL Stock unplaced genomic scaffold, UCI_PerLeu_2.1 scaffold_1271, whole genome shotgun sequence DNA window CCAAGCATCTTTCCTTCCTACCCTCCCCCTACCCCCGTGACCTTGGCATGACTATGTTTCTTTGCAACTGAATATTTTGTCATCTAGTGTCTAAAGGGAAGAAGGAGCAGCTGGACCATGTGAGACACACAGATGATGACCCTTCTGCCCCAGttgcccttcctctcccagaaccGCAGTACATGGATCACTACTTACTCTTTCATGGTGATAGgcttgcctttctctgcctctcttctcaaGTATTTTACCAAAATATCTCCATACTGTTCAATGATGGGGAACATCTAAGCACAAAACACAAAGGCATCCATAGTTAAGTGTGGGGACTCAAGTCTCATAAACGTTTCACCTAAAAGTCCTTTGAGTCACCTCTTTGAGTTTTCCACTAGTGAAGGCTGGAGACAGCAAGGCTCGAATTCTCTTCCACTCCTCATCCTTAGTCATGGTGATGGCTTTACTCATAATCCCCACAGGACCAAAATCCTAGAGTCCAAGAAATGCAAATTTAGGTTTCTGTAAGTCCAGAATTATCCATGGTTGCAAAAGTGCTAAGTGGATACTGCTGTATAAAAATTAGTTACTGACTGTTTACTATGGATCAACCCTCATGCTAGATGCAAAAAAATGTTAGAATTTCCTCACAGTCCATAAATCAGGTGCTCACTGGGCTGCCTGTTGAGATTTCAAATCTCTATATTTCAGGATCCTTCTAAATGTAAATCTCTCTGTGGTTGGAAAATTAGTTCCATGGTTTGAGAGAAGATGGGAACAAGATATAGCAGATTCTCCAGACCTATGCAGATGGCAAGAGACTTGGGTACAGATGGAAAGTTATCTTTGCAGCAGACAAGTTCTGTAGCTCTATATTTATAACATTACCAATGTGAAACTTCCTTCTACCTTCCATACTTCTTTTTTATACTATTGTAGAGTCTTCCAACACGCCCTTATGTGAAAGTGCTCAGCACAACAGGAAGAAATGTAAGTGGCTTCCACTTGATGAAGGGCAGCTGCAAACTAGATCTTCTGCCAACTTCATCAAATGACCCAAGGCTGAATGATGGTCAGAGAGATGGTAGCaggttaaggtgcttgctgccaagcccctcaacctgagttcaatccccaagacccacaaggtagaaagagagaaccagttgGTTTTCCCAGATAGATCAGTGGGGTAGGCAtggtttaaaaaagagagagaacattgaACTAAGTATCATACCTAgtacaaaattaacataaataaatcCATATGTTCAAGAGCAAATCTCAAAAGTGTGTAATTTGTATTCAAGCATACCCACACAGGAGGACCAGGTAAAGAGTCATCAGACTTGACACTGACCCCACAATCCATGGAGAAGGAAAATGGATACACAAGGTAAAGAGAAGAAGACAGGCTGAACAAGGCAGCTAATGGGCTAGCAAGAGGGAATTGCCTGATCAAGGAGCAGCTCGGCATTCTCAGTGTTTGTCACCACACAAATCTAGACCTGTGGTTAAGTGTACTTCACCACACAGACATGAGAAAGGTCCTGTGAGACAGGAAATGTAAACACAATCTAGATGACAACAGTGTTCATCTGCAATTAGATTACAATAATATAGTATATTTACACTTCCTATTAACAAAATGAATGCCCAGACCCTGCTTATATGTTATTGTGGAAGCCACTGTGaatctatatttatttcatttttttaaatttattaagtaGCCCGGAGGTGGCAGTgaatgcccttaatcccagcactcaagaggcagaggcagacaaatctctgtgatttcaaggacaACCTCgtatatagagtgagttctaggatagccaggacatattagaaaccctgtcttgaaaaattcaaaataaaaaataaaaacaaatacccaGTATAGCTGGGTGGTgccggcacatgcctttaatcctataatttgggaggcagaagccggTAGATCTCTGAGTAtgggcaagcctggtctatagagtgagttctctAAAAAATCAAACccatcaaacaaaataaattcaataagtaaaatgtaaagtTGTGTATTAGTAAATGGGGGAAGCTTGAGATATGGCAcaacagttaagggcacttgctgctcttctggaggagccaggttcagttcccagaatctatGTCAGtccactcacaactgcctaggacaccagctccagggcatcttgcatgctcttctggcctttgccaaaacctgcacacatatgtcattcactcatataaacacacatatatagacataaatacaaatattaaacataaatcaactttttaaattgaaacaaAGTTACCTACCCTTCTGTTTGTGAAGACAGAATAGCATTCTTTCACTAGTACATTCTTgatcatctctgtgtctgtgataGCTAACACAGGTGTATGACCATCAAAAAACCTGTGTGGGGAAAACAGCTGATTAACCCAAGCCAGGTTCTGAAGCCAGAACCCCAAATCCAGACTTTGATTCTCATGTTATGTGACCCTCCCTCTggttatacaacatattatcacaGGAGGTCCCAGTCCAACTTAGGGAGTCTGACCACAGATCCAGTGGAGTTTTTGTAAAGTGATAGGTAATGTCATTTAGGACACTATGAGTCACTTAAAGACAAAAAACTTTGTAGTGGGAATCTAGTAGAGTCATTGCATCTAGAATAAACACTAGAATGAAAAAGTTGCTTTTTACTCTATTTAGGGCAATGACAGAACGTATTAGTTGTTTGTTGAAGGTACCtagaccttgaagaaatcatAATAGAGAACAGTGACTATTTTCTATGATTTGTAGGGTTGTTTTTTTGAAGGGGTTTTCCCTCTGTTGCATGACTTTAGTCACAAGACTATCCAGGCATGCTTGGAGTTCTTGAATTATTGGGTACTACAAACAGTGCACAGTAAGGACTGAAGTATCTGGGGTGTGATGACTTCCTTCAGAGAACATCTAGAATAGATTAAAGGACTTTGGTATAAGAATCTCACTGTATCCCAAACACAACCTTTTAGCCCAGCTTAAGTTACAGGAAAACCCCACCTGATATCCTCATACAGTAAaagaagccaattaaaagttacagcAAAGCAGggtcataataaagaaaaaatgtagtaGGTACAACGACTGCTAAAAGAAATAATAGTTTTCTTGCAGCTGCAAAGTAACCAAGGACAGCACCTCCAGATGGAGGTGCATCAATCCTGAGTCTGCTCCTTCTTGCAGCTGCAAAGTAACCAAGGACAGCACCTCCAGATGGAGGTGCATCAATCCTGAGTCTGCTCCTGTGTAGCCTGAAAACCCGAACCCCCACCTGCTTCACCCCTTTGCTTTACTCCCTATAAATACCCTTCCCAATTGCTACTCGGGGTCTCTCCTGCTGTGCTGCTGTGTCAGATGACTAGACAGTCACTAGTTAACTTGTAACActacaaagactctttgctttggCATTAGATTCAGTCTCTTGGTGTATTTTGGAGTTACCCTAGGTTCAACATTTGAAGGTTCCACCAAGATTCCCAATCCCACCACTACCACTCTCCATTGAGTCTTACGGTGCCTATTATCTGGTAACATCAAATTTGTTTTACAAgcttttttggtttctgtttctggcTATTTATGGCAGTAGGAGCTCTGTCTGTGAAGCCCGCATAAGATCTATGGTGGATTCAGTGGCAGGTCGTGGGTTGGGGTCCTGACACACGTCCAGGGCTCCTTTGAGGGGTAAGGAGACCCGTCTGAAGGGAAGACGATTCCCCTGGTTTTTCTGGAGAGGCTAAGCAGGTGGCAACTTCAAGCTGAGAGTCCACTGACTCATTTTGAGATCTATGCATGactgtctgtcttgtctgtcaTTGTCTGAGTGTTTGTTGCTGTGTTTATTCCTTTGTTTGATGGTTGGAGCAAATTGAATACCCTAAGAACATGGGTCAAACTAATAGTCACCTTACTCCATTAAGTCTGTTTCTTAACAACTTGAAGGATTTCAGGGACCATGGACACAGCGTTGGGTTAGAAGATCTGAAACCTGTGAACCTGGGGAACCTGTGTGAGCAGAAATGGCATGCCATTTACACTAcctggccacaagagggcacttTTCATTTATCTATTATAGGAAAGACCAAGGATGTCATTCAGAAAGAACATCATGACCAGCTCCCATACATTTCCATGTGGGAAGATGTGGTCTACTACCTCCACCCTGGCTTAGGTCCCTGGTTTCAACTCAGCCACCAATAGAGTTGCAGATTTTTACACTGAGAAAGGAGGGCCAACCCAAGAAAGCTACCCCTGCTGCTCCCCTCCCCACTGTCTTGCAAGGTAGAATGGAGGAAGAGTTCTTCCTCACACCTCTGCCCTATCCCTAGCTCCTTCCCTTCTGAACCCTCCACAGGTTCCCTATTTCTCCAGGGAGAAGCCAATGGAATGGCTCAGCCTGTGGTCTTGCAGGTGGCCAGCCCCCCTACACCTATAGATGTATCCCCTTTTAAGACTCCTCAGGACCTCAGCCAGAGTCCACTGCTTTACCTCTTCAGGTGCTCAGGCCCTGGAACAAACAGTGAATTGAGATTGATCAATACTGGCTCTTTGCAATGGTTGATCTATGCAAATGGAAAAACTAATACTCccttttctcagaaaactgaaaggGCTTATTAACCTGTTAGATTCAGTGATATTTACACACTTCCCAACCTGGGATGATTGCCAGCAGATATTGCAGATTTTGTTCACAACAGAGGAGAGGGGACTAATTGTGGTAGAAGCTGGGAGGCCAGTTTTCAGTCTGAAGGCCTCCATACCACTGACCAATCTATGATCAATGCAGGGTTAACATTGACCAGTATTGAATGGAATTTCAATATATCTGAAGGTAGGGAGACTCTTAAAATCTATTGCCAGACTCTAACAGGGGTCCCCCAGGCCACAGAGTGGCAACCCACTAATTTGGCCAAAATTAATAGCATATCACAGGAACCAACCGAATCCCAATAGCCTTTTAGAGCAGCAAATGGAGGCATTCATGACCTGATCTCCAGTGGATCCTGAGGCAGCAAATAACAAATTGGCTGTGATCCTAGCCTTTGTTAATCAGGCCACCCCAGTCATTATAAAGAATCTACAGAAAATGATAATCTAGCAGGGAAATCTTTATCTGAACTGCTAGAGGTGGCATCTAAGGTATACAACAACAGAGACCCCAGAGGAAAAACAGGCCAGGTCAAGGGCTGAAGAAAAtgaacgggggtgggggtggggtggggacaggataAAGGCTTCAGAgaatgaaaggcagaggcagttgaaACAATAGGTGATCACATGACATGGCATGCCTATTTTTAGCAGTCATGGTTTCAGAcccagaggaaagacagaagctACTATGATGCCTTGGTGGGAACCAAGGTAATCCTTCCTGCCAGAGAGATATGCCCCCTTTGCAGAGAGACCAATGTGCCTACTCTAAAGAAATGGACTATTGGGCAAGGAATTTCCCCTATAAAGAAGGACATAAAAAGCTGCCTCCCCAGgtgataacaacaaaacatgaggAAGAAAGTGATTGAAGGGGATGGGGTTTGAGTCCCCACCCCGAACCTAGGGTAATATTAAAATTGGAAGGGAGGCCTGTCCAATTCATGGTGGATTCACGCATACAGCATTCAGCTCTGACAGAAACTGTGGGCCCTATAACCAAGAAAAAGGTATGGGTACAGCGAGCCACTGGCATGAACCAATACCCATGGACTAcccaaagacaggtggatcttggCTTGTGCTGGGTATCCCATTCTTTTCTGGTCATGCCTGACTGTCCATATCCCCTTCTAGGAAGAGACTTGATAACTAAAATTGGAGCTCAAACCACATTTGAACAGGATGGGGTGGCAGTAACAGacttaaaaggaaaatcaaaataagtCCTGACAGTACAATTGGAAGATGAATATAGAGTATATGAACAGCCATCCCCATGCCATGAGTTGGTTCCCTTGGCTGAAATTATACCCAGAggcatttttggagacagaggggGCCTGGACTGGCTCAACACTGACCCCCCATCTTGGTGGAATTAAAACTGTGGGCTACCAAGGTATGGGTCTATCAATATCCCATGTCAGCAGGGTATCTCCCCTCACATCCATTGCCTGCTTGAccaaaagattttaaaacattgtcaGTCATCCTGGAGCACCCCCCCCTACTCCTGATCCAGAAGTCAAACTCTGATGACTACTGCCCAGTTCAGGACTTGAGAAAGGTTAATAAATGGGTCATTGACATTCACCCCACTGTCCCAAATCTGTATACTCTTCTGAGTTCATTGTCACATAGTCTATAAAGGTATCCTGTCCTAGATTTAAGAATGCTTTCTTCAGCCTGCTGCTGTCCCCCCAGAGCCAGGTTTACTTTGCCTTTGAATGGCATGACCCGGGAAAAGGATTCAGCTGGCAGCAGATTTAGACTCGGCTGCCCCAGAGTTTCAAGAAATCACCCACTATGTTTGATGAAGCCCTCCATGAAGACCTGGGTGCCTACCAGACTGAGCATCCCAGAATTATTCTCCACAGTTTGTGGATGATATCCTAATTGCAACTGCCACCAAAGGCAACTGCAAGGTAGGGACAAGGGACTTGCTTGGGACTCTAGGAATGCTGGGATATTGGGTTTCAGCCCAAAAGACACAGATCTGTTGAGAAAAAGTGACATATCTAGGCTATATTCTCAGAGGAAGGCAACACTGGCTGTCAGAAGCCCACAGAGACTGTGTTAAAGATACCCACCCCAAATGTCAGAAGGCAGGTTATAGAATTCCTCGGTTTTCTGATGCCTATGGATTCAGGTTTTGCTGAGATGGTAAAACCCCTGTATGAGGCCACTCAGCACACCAGACCTTTGAGTGGATGGCCAAACAAGAGAAGACTTCTACACTGGTCAAGGCAGCCTTGTTATCAGTCCCCACACTCGGGCTTCCAGACATCACAAAGCCCTTCTGCCTATATGTAGATGAAAACAAAGGAGTAGCAAAGGGAGTCCTAACCCAGATGCTTGTGGCCTCAGCATGGCCCTCATGCCTGAGGATCACAGCGGCCATTCCTTTGCTTGTCAAGTTGCTGACAAGCTCTCCATGTGGCAGGAACTAACTGTGACAGTGCCTCATGCTGCAGAAGGGGCTTTCAAGCAACCTCCCGCACACAGGTTTAGCAATGACTCACTACCCGACCCTCCTCCTCAACCCCCATGCATATGCTTTGTCTCATCAATGGCCCTAAATCTGGCTACCGTTGCTCCTGACCGGGATCTGGAACAACCAATTAATGACTGCTCTGAGACACTCAGACAAGTTCATGAGACATGGTCAGCCAACATCTGATGCTAAGCTTACTTGGCACACCAATGGGAGCAGTTTCCTCAAGGATGGAAAAAGGTATGCGGGTGCTGCGGTGGTCATGGAGGGAGAGGATAATTGAGCTGAGGCTCTGCCCCCAGGGACATCAGCACAGAAGGCAGAACTGATTGCCTTAACCAAGGACTGACAActagccaaaaataaaaaactcaatgtctatacagacagacactaTGCCTTTGCTACAGCACATATACATGGTGCTATATGGGGACTTTTAACAGCTGAGGGGAAGAGtatcaaaataaacaagaaattcTAAACCTTCTGGAAGCCCTGTGGCTCCTGGAAAAGCTAGCCATCATTCACTGCCCATGAAATCAAAAGGGAGACTCCCTGGTTGCCTGGGAAGCCAGCAGGAAGACAGGGCTACTAAAGCAGTGGAAGAGCAGGCAGCCTCTGTATTAACCCTAAAGTTGCCATACAGGGGCCCCCATGAAATAACTGATAACCTGGCATATACTGCAGAAAATCTGGCCATCATTCACAGCTTACCCCATGCCTGGCAGCCCCAGAAGCCAGAAGGATGGTGTCTGACAGGAAGTAGGAAACTAGTCCTGTCTGTTAAAATGGCAACAGACTTACCAAGCTATATTCACTGAGCTACCCACCTGGGCCCCAAAATCCCTGAAGAATTGCTCAGATGAAGAATGCTCATCATTCAGTCTCTGAGACAAGGTGGAGCACATAGCCTCTAGATTCTTGGCCTGCTGACTAAATAATCCCAAACCCACCAGAGGACAGCACTGAGTGCAGCTGAGAGGAGACCACCCAAGGTCTCATTGGGAGACTGACTTCACTGAGGTAAAGTCAGGAAAATTTGGCGACAAATATCTATTAGTTTTTCTTGATACCTTTCAGGATGGGTAGAAGCATTTCACACCAAGcacaagatggctcagatggtGGTGAAAAAACTACTGAAGAACATCATCCCCAGGTATGGAATACCTGTATTGCTAGGCTCAGACAATGGGAACTGCATTTGCTGCTCGAGTAACTCAACACTTAGCCAAGGTTTGGGGAATATCATTGTGCTTATAGGTCCCAAAGTTCTGGACAAGTGGAGTGTATGAATCAGATGCTAAAAGAGGCTCTTACCAAATTAACCATGGAGACTGGTGGAGATTGGGtggctctccttcctttctctctgtatcAAGTCTGAAAGTCTTTATATACACTCAGGTTGACCCCCTCCCATACTCCCCAATTTACAGTCAGAACTGCTCTCTGAATTCAATGATGTTAACTTGCAGCAGCCCCAGTATTCAAGTATATCTGGCTGAGATTATGGGAGGTATATGAAAAAGACCGTCTACCCACACTACGCCACTTCCAGCCTGGAGATTGGGTCTTTGTCCACAGACCTCAATGCAGGACACTAGAACCTTGCTGGAAGGGATCCTTTCATTATGATTCTGATCACCCCCACTGTCATCAAGGTTGATGGAATTGCCACTTGGATCCACCACTCCTAAGCCCATGCAGCTGATCCAGAGTTGACTGAGCTGCTGAGACAAGCATGAGGAAACACCAAACCCTGCCAGAACTAGACTGCAAAACTTGACCCCAACAACCCACTGAGACTTAAACTGAAGGTCATATCTCCCAATGGCCAGGGCGATGCTTGCCTTGTTTTTAACTCTTCTGACATCAGACAGGGCAATCAGTAGCCCATATCAACCCCTAAATCTCACAAGGTAGATTTTAGACACTGATGAGAACCTGGAAAGCAGGTCTCTAAACCTCTCCCCACTAAAGATCTGGTTCCCTGACATTGACTTTGAACTTTGTGGAATAATAGGCCCTGACTAAAAAGTTAAAGCGTGAGATATTGCATGGTCAGCTGATTGTCTAAGAAGGGCACATTTTTGTCTTCTCAGGTTGGAAACAATCAAGGGCTGACAAATATGGGGGCCTATCTGACTACTACTGTGTGGTTTGTGGTTTTGAGTTCACTGGTCACATATGGTGGAAGCCCCTGGTTACAAGAGACCTCATTACAGTCCACCAAAAGCCCACTAGAGTCCCCAATGATCCCACAGTCCTATACCCATGTGACATAGTCCACCTAGAACCTGTCACCCACTGTTGCAACCCTGTAACAATAACCTTCACAGAACAAGGTAAAAGACTAAGGATTGGCATATGGGTGAAACATGGGGTATTAGGCTATATGAGTTTGGATATGATCCAGGGGTCCTATCTACTCTTTAGCTAAAAGCCACAGTCCCTACTCCTCTAGCAGGGTAGGGGATCCTTAAAGGATAGGGCCCAATAGAGTGCTGGCTCCACCTGAACCAGCTCTTCCCCCAGGGAAAACACAAGCTGGTCCCATGCCATTCCAGTCCCCTTATCAGGTTGCTATATTTCTCAGAGCACCTAACCTTATCATACCAGAGCTGGACCCCATCTTGAAACTGCTAGAGGCCTTCTACAAAGTCCTCAATGTCTCTAAACCAAACCCCACCCATTCCTGCTGGTTATTCCTTGACACTAAACCACCCTGCTATGAAGGAATAACTGCCATGGGGAAATACACTGAATCTGACCACCCTTCTCAATGCCATTGACAGCAGAAAGGGGAAGCCAGGCTTATTTTATAGACTGTTGTGGGAATGGGGCTCTGTCTAAGAATGGTGCCTATCTCTTACAAGCCACTATGTAATCAGATCATTCAGATACTTCCCTACAGATACCTCCTGCTTCTGTAGGATGGATGGTGGGCATGCTTCTCTGGGTTGGCTCTCTGTGTTCACAGGTAGGTATTGGGTCAGGCCAAAGTCTTTTGTATATTGGTGTGTCTGGTTCCCAAGATAATCTATCATCAAGAAAAAGACATGTACTCAAGATTAGAGGGATACCAGGCTTGACTGAAAAGAGAACCTTGACAGACCTCACATTAGGTGTCCTCCAGAGCATGAGATTGGCAGGTGCAGGGACAGAGATATTATCTTTAGTGGACATGGCAAATATTAAAATGGTCTGTGAGCTGCAACTGACACAGACATAGAAAGGCTTGAAAACTCTATTGCCCACCTGCAGACCTTGTTATCTTCCCTTGCTGAAATAGTGTTATGTAACAAATGAGGGTTGGACCTTCTATTTTTACAGCAAGGTGGGCTATGTGCAGCTTTTGTGGAAGAATGCTGTTTCTGTGTTGACCATTTGGAGCTAATACATGAATCACTGGCAAAAGTGAGAGAGGGATTGGgaaagcatgagagagagagagagagagagagagagagacagagagacagagagacagagagacagagacagacagagagcaagTACAGGGCTTGTTTGAGTCACTATTAAACTCATCCCCATGGTTAACGACTCTGATTTCTACCTTATTGTGTCCCTTACTGATTTTGTTACTCTTTACTCAATTTTGCTCCTGTATCCCGAGCTACTTAATTTCCCTCATTAAGGAACAGATAAATACAGTACAGCTAATGGTGTTGAGGTCTCAGTACCTTCCCTTAGGGACCCTCAGAGAGAACCTATGATTGGGTCCTCTTGAGTAACATCAAGAGGGGGAAATAAGGAACCAAGCCTCCTGCCCAGACCCATGCCTTGACTATTCTGCAGCTATGACAGGCTATGGAAAACACCCAACAGAATGTAGGCCCATGGCACAGCATGATGTACCCTTGAGTCCCCAAACTTGAGCCTAGCCCTAGTTACAGGAAAACCCTGCCAGATGTCCTCATACAGTAAaagaagccaattaaaagttacagcAAAGCAGGGtcatgataaagaaaaaatgtagtaGCCACAACAACTGCTAAAAAGATAATAGTTTTCTTGCAGCTGCAAACTAACCAAGGACAGCACTTCCAGATGGAGGTGCATCAATCCTGAGTCTGCTCCTATGTAGCCTGAAGAACCCAAACATCTTCACCCTTCTTGCTTTACTCCTTATAATTACCTGCCTCCATGCTACTCAGGCTCTCTGCTGCTCTGCTGTCTTGTCAAATGAATGGATAGTCTTGAGTTGACTCATtacaatacaaagactcttttCTTTGCATGGGATTGGATCTCTTGGTGGTTTTGGTGGGACTCTGGGTATAACAACAGGCTATGGAGGTTggccaggaacaagacaaggcagaAATTGGCAACCTAAATTTGGAATAGGGGCCATTGCTGCAAGCCAAACTGCTCTGCCTTTCAAATAGTTAACTAATAAACCTGTATGGGTGAACAGTGgtccataattaaaaaaatacaggtgTTTGAGTAAGTAGTATAAAACATTTAGTTGCTAAACACACTGAAAAACTACAAAGCCTTGGTATTATCctgtatttataataaaaatatctttaaaaaagtacTGATTTAAAAGCTGTAATGAATGCAATTGAACCTATGGGTCCTTTAGAGCCTAGAATTCCATTACCATCTTTATTGCCTAAGGCTTGGCTTATTATAGTTGttgatttaaaagattgatttttttttttactattcccTTGCAGgaacaagataaagaaaaatttgctttAATAGTTCCTACTTATAATAATGCCCAAGCATGTAAAAAGGATATAAATGGAAAGTCCTTCTGAAGGAAATGGTAAATAGTACAATGTTATTGCAATACCTAAATATGTAAAGaatcctggtggtggtggtgcacgcctttaatcccagcacttgtgcagagccaggtggatctctgtgagttcgaggccagcctgggctgccaagtgagttccaggaaaaggtgcaaagctacacagagaaaccctgtctcaaaaaaaagaaagaatccacTGGAAGTAGTTTGTAAGCAGTTTCCtcaatttattatttatcattatgttCAGGATAGTTGATCACTGTGAACACTGagattgcattaattaaataaaatcaaccttgtttcaagaggcagagccaggaactagttgacaggaagcaGCCATAGAGACTTAAAGGGAGCCTTGAAAATAGAGAAAGGCACAGGAAATAGTGAGGAGGGACTTGGAGTTTGGTGGTCCTGTTTGGTTtgggacaggaaaagaaaagctctcTTTCTGAGACTTCAACTAGGAGGAAGGTCAGCTCATTGCTCCTCTGCCTTTCTGAGcttgcaggttttcaccccagcatctgactcccaagtctttattggaaAATCATAAGATTGAGATTTAGTTTTAAAACAACATCATTATATGGATAATATCTTAATAGCTGCCTCTGATTTCAATATCTTTGAAAAGGTGTTTGCTGAGGTGC harbors:
- the LOC114687725 gene encoding cytochrome P450 3A31-like isoform X1, whose protein sequence is MDLTSVLSLETWVLLAISLVLLYRYGTHKHDIFKKQGIPGPKPLPFVGTLLNYYKGMWKFDIECYKKYGKIWGFFDGHTPVLAITDTEMIKNVLVKECYSVFTNRRDFGPVGIMSKAITMTKDEEWKRIRALLSPAFTSGKLKEMFPIIEQYGDILVKYLRREAEKGKPITMKE